The Cupriavidus necator DNA window GGTGCGGCCAGAACTGGTCCGAGCCTGCCTGGATGAACGCCTGGCCGAGGCGCTCTGCCCATTCGGTGCTGCTGCCGGCCTCGGCACGCCAGGCCCACAGGCGCCGCGTGGCAAAGTTCAGCGGGTATTCGTAGGTAAAGCCAATGGCGCCATGCACCTGGTGCGCAATCGAGGCACCCGTGCGCACCGCGTCGCTGGCCGTCACCTTGGCGACCGCGGCGCTGAATTCAGCCTGGGGCGCGCTGTCCTCCTGCATGGCGGGCAGATCGCGCAGTGCGGTGGCCGCAGCCGCGTAGCTGCAGGCCACTTCGCCGGCCAGCACGGCAATCTGCTGCTGGATAGCCTGGTTCTTGCCGATGGGCTTGCCAAACTGCACGCGGTCCTTCACATACTGCACCGCCAGGTCCAGCGCGTAATCCAGCGCGCCGGTCAGCTGCGCGGCGGTGGTGGCGGCGTAGAACACTTCCAGCGGCCGGCTCAGCCCGGAAATGCCAGCAGGCAGCACATGCGCCACGGGGGCATGGTCAAGCACCACCGTGTCGGCCGGCAGCGATGCGGCATCGGCCTTTGGCTCCACCCGCACGCCAGT harbors:
- a CDS encoding acyl-CoA dehydrogenase family protein, whose protein sequence is MIEETVKRLLANEVSRELLTAVETGEFAGALWQAIADAGMTKILCREAHGGIEASWPEALSLFYQVGYTQAPVPLSQAVVGQYLASRSGLDLAAGSVIALAAGAQTRALALTGNEAGTPATLTGTMTAVKWARHAHWLVVEAAGHVCLVDAKGTGVRVEPKADAASLPADTVVLDHAPVAHVLPAGISGLSRPLEVFYAATTAAQLTGALDYALDLAVQYVKDRVQFGKPIGKNQAIQQQIAVLAGEVACSYAAAATALRDLPAMQEDSAPQAEFSAAVAKVTASDAVRTGASIAHQVHGAIGFTYEYPLNFATRRLWAWRAEAGSSTEWAERLGQAFIQAGSDQFWPHLTARTLPSADAPATPADHQAQPTHAERTATHV